Genomic DNA from Alkalihalobacterium alkalinitrilicum:
TCTACTGTTCTATCAGAGTATTATATCCAAAGAATTGAGTTAGGTGAGGTACATCCTGACCTTGAGGAAAAAATACAATTTGTTCATCTCGGCAAAAAAACTAGAAGGTTTAAGTTCTATTACTCTAGACAACTACCTCATGGAATTAAGTTTGTTTGCTGATATCGTAAAAAAGAAGGCTGAGGATATAGCTACAGCAGATGTTAGAATGTATTTAAGTCAAGATGGGACCTTGAAAATGAGTAAATTAGAAAAAAACTATCTGTTTTAAAGAGTTTTTTTAATTGGTTAGTTTCAGAAGAGTATATTAAATGTGATCCAACTACCAAATTAAAAGCTCCAAAAGATGAATACCGCCTTCCAAAATCATTATCAATTGAAGAACTAGAAATGTTAAGAGAATCCTGCGATACAGTAGCGAAGTTCAAATAAAAAAGGGGAGTATAGACGAGGTATTCACCATCGTCTCTTACTCCCTTAACTATTGAATTTATTTTTATAATAAAGAAAATCAACCCTTTGTTTAGTATTCATTAACGTAGCTAATATTGCTGTATAAACACTCGTTAAGAGTATTGTGAATATTCCTAATAAATTGTTTTTTGTGATCATGACTGAACCTCTCTTTTACATAATACTTTTATGGTTTTAAGACAACTTTAATACAATTATCCATTTTCGTGTCAAAAATCTCATACCCATGCTTCGCCTGGTCTAGAGGCAAAATATGTGTAACAACATCCCCGGGGTCTACTTTCCCGGATGCAATTAAGTCATGTAAGTATGGCATATAGTGAATTACAGGTGCTTGACCTGTTCTAATATTTACATTGCGTTGGAAAATATCTCCTAATGGAAAACCGTTATACCTAGATGAGTAAACACCTGTGATTTGAATGTTTCCACCTTTTCGTACAGCTTGACTCGCCATGACCAGTCCACTCATTGCACCACCGTGCAGCTTTAACCCAGAGGCTAAAAATTCAATGTCGGTCATCTTTCCACTCATTCCAACACAATCGATGACTACATCTGCTCCACCATTAGTTAAATCGTGTAAATAGGAACCGACGTTTTCGTAATCCTCAAAATTGACCACTTCAACATTATTCGTACGCTTAGCGTGTTCTAAACGATAGCCTACGTAATCAACAGCAATAACTCGCTTTGCCCCTTTTAGCCAAGCGAACTTTTGGGCCAAAAGTCCAACTGGTCCGCAGCCGAGAATGATTACGGTGTCTCCTTCTTTCATCCTGGAATTATCAACACTCCAATATGCTGTTGAACAAGCATCGGCAAGTAACACTAATTTCTCATCTTCTACTTCACTATCCTCAGGAATCTTAAATGGGGTAAAATTCCCATATGGTACACGCATATATTCAGCTTGTCCCCCAGGATAACCACCCGCTGTTCCTGAATAGCCGAAATAAGCTCCCATCTCACCGTTATCATTTGCAGTGTCACATTGGCTTTCTAGATCATGCTCACAGAACCAGCATTTACCGCAGCTTACATTAAACGGGATAATAACACGGTCACCTTTCTTTAACTTTGTAACTTCAGGACCGACTTCTTCCACAACCCCCATTGGTTCATGTCCAATAATATAATCTTCTTGTAAATTCGGTATCATTCCATGTATTAAGTGCAAATCAGATCCACAAATGGCTGTATGTGTTAATTTGACAATGATATCATCAGGTTTTTGGATACTTGGTGCCTTTACATCTTTTACGATAATATTTTTAACACCTTGAAAGGTAACTGCTTTCATGAGTAATCCTCCATTATTTCATAATCACTGTGGCGGGGTAGGGAATAATCCTTTACGATTTGTATTACCTGGGAAGAGATTAAGACCGGCAATATCCACTGCTGTTTGCGCGGCTTGAAGGTCCAATTTCTTTTGTTCAGATATGTTATAAGGATGGAACCACTTTTTCTTCATCATCAGTTTCGATACTTCTTCGTGGTAATCAATCGCTAATTCCATTTGATTACGTAATGTCATTCTAAGCTCTGCGCTCGCAGCTTCCGTCAAGGCAATAGCATAATTTCTAACTGCTTCTTTTGCTGTTAATAATAAATCAAGCGCGATTCCTGAATCCGCTTGCTCGGGCATCCCAACCGAGTTAATTGGATCTAAATAATCATTCACTTTCTATCACCTCACTTAATGAGTTTTTGCCTGTTGATAAAGGGCTTGGAGTTCTTGTATATCTTTTATTGATTGTTGAACGTTTTTTTCCATCATCGCTTTGAGATCTTGATCAAATACGATCCCTTGCATCATTTTTGATTTAAGTAAGCCGACGGTTTTAAAATTTAATAACTCGTGTGTCTCCATTGTTTCATGATAAGCAAGATTTCCTGGTTGCATGATTTCACCTCCTGTTTTGACAAAGTATATTTTATCTCTAAAGGTTCGGAATATCCGGATATATAAAAAAATTTTCTGTCACCATAAGTCGATCTTAATTTTTGAATAATAAAAATAAAAATACGTAACATAATTGAGCAAAAGCCTTTTAACATTAGGAGTGAGAAGATGACTACAAAGTATGCGCTTCATGAAACTTTAGAATTACATGAATTACTAACCTTTAAGAACCTTTGTTTGACGAAGTCGTCAACAATGAGTAGCTTGGTTGAGTGTGAAGAATTAAAAGCAATTTTAACAATGGATGTCACAACAGGAAAGCAACATGTACAACAATTACAAGGATTACTGCAAAATGGGGGTCCTAATCTGTGACGAATTTGCTGCAAAATATGGCTGGAATGGCTGCAATGACGGATCAAGTGATTGCTACCGATTTCTTAATTTCTGCAAAAGCAGGGGTCAGAAATACAACGTTTGCTTTAACGGAAGCAACCACCCCTGAAATAAGAACTGCATTGCGTAAACAATTAAACGACGCGATTGAGGCGCATGAAAAAATATATCAATACTTGATATCTAGAGGATATTATCATCCTAGCGATTTAAAAGAGCAGTTAAAGGTAGACCTAAATGCTTCTGAGATTGCAATGAATTTATCAAATTAATGTTGTATGGAGAACTTAAATGGTTCTCCTTTTTGGTATTATAAGAAGGCTATTTAAAACAGCCTTATCTTAGTTACATAACAGGAAGCAATTGATTTAAGAATAAATTAGTCTCGTTTCTTTTACATTTTTAAGTTACAGAGTTTTGTTTCTCATTATTATTACTGGAAGGATTTCTTATTACCAGTTGATACTATTTGTTTAAAATTAGGGGAATTAGTTGGAAATATGCACTTATGAAGAAAGAGTAAACCTTTGGGATTTTTATACCATTTGGGATATGGACTTTTTTGTGATTGCGGTAAAGTATATAAGAATGAAATAAAATGGATACGTTCATATTTCTTGGTGATCCTTACGTTTCTTGCAATGGATTAACAAAACTGTATTGTATCCGAACAATACCTGCCCACAAGTAATTCTATCAAGCTATTGGTAGT
This window encodes:
- a CDS encoding zinc-dependent alcohol dehydrogenase; the protein is MKAVTFQGVKNIIVKDVKAPSIQKPDDIIVKLTHTAICGSDLHLIHGMIPNLQEDYIIGHEPMGVVEEVGPEVTKLKKGDRVIIPFNVSCGKCWFCEHDLESQCDTANDNGEMGAYFGYSGTAGGYPGGQAEYMRVPYGNFTPFKIPEDSEVEDEKLVLLADACSTAYWSVDNSRMKEGDTVIILGCGPVGLLAQKFAWLKGAKRVIAVDYVGYRLEHAKRTNNVEVVNFEDYENVGSYLHDLTNGGADVVIDCVGMSGKMTDIEFLASGLKLHGGAMSGLVMASQAVRKGGNIQITGVYSSRYNGFPLGDIFQRNVNIRTGQAPVIHYMPYLHDLIASGKVDPGDVVTHILPLDQAKHGYEIFDTKMDNCIKVVLKP
- a CDS encoding spore coat protein, producing the protein MNDYLDPINSVGMPEQADSGIALDLLLTAKEAVRNYAIALTEAASAELRMTLRNQMELAIDYHEEVSKLMMKKKWFHPYNISEQKKLDLQAAQTAVDIAGLNLFPGNTNRKGLFPTPPQ
- a CDS encoding spore coat protein, whose amino-acid sequence is MTNLLQNMAGMAAMTDQVIATDFLISAKAGVRNTTFALTEATTPEIRTALRKQLNDAIEAHEKIYQYLISRGYYHPSDLKEQLKVDLNASEIAMNLSN